In the genome of Hyphobacterium sp. CCMP332, one region contains:
- a CDS encoding DUF2200 domain-containing protein yields MAEVTAEKNEQFAKMNFGSIYPHYLSRVEKHGRTKEELDRVILWLTGYKQDKLESFIDGNGTFRDFFEGAKIHVNAHMIKGVVCGYRIEEISEEFALYRDCRRMEKLIDELARGRKMEKILREENK; encoded by the coding sequence ATGGCAGAAGTAACAGCAGAAAAAAATGAGCAATTCGCGAAAATGAATTTCGGATCGATTTATCCGCATTACCTAAGTAGAGTAGAAAAGCACGGTAGAACCAAAGAAGAACTTGACCGTGTTATTTTGTGGTTAACAGGTTATAAACAGGATAAATTAGAATCCTTTATTGACGGCAATGGAACTTTCAGAGATTTTTTTGAAGGAGCCAAAATCCATGTAAATGCTCATATGATCAAAGGTGTAGTATGCGGATATCGTATTGAAGAAATATCAGAAGAATTTGCCTTATACCGTGATTGCAGACGAATGGAAAAGTTGATTGATGAATTGGCAAGAGGTAGGAAAATGGAAAAAATTTTACGCGAAGAAAATAAATAA
- a CDS encoding SUMF1/EgtB/PvdO family nonheme iron enzyme: MNYNSFIFLFLLIFPTLGYAQLSTATEPELIFVDGGEFIMGCSTEQNQQCISDEKPSVRVRLYDFWIGKYEVTNAQYAEFLSQLGNQTEGGSEWYRFDQYSLIKKLEDGSFQPIKGFEDYPVTNTSWYGAKAFTVWLSQQNNKYYRLPTEAEWEYAARGGQKSLGYSFSGSNTPDEVGWISDFAAESKTGWKFKMDKGVHQVGQKKANELGIYDMSGNVSEWCEDFYQNFYEAGINPMGADKGSLRVLRGGSWDNKPADCRVSARNYAQHVSRFAVNKGFRVVMENDISAQVNSFVAKNNFNGTILIKKKNRTIYHQSFGLANREGNIPNTNNTKYAIASITKLFTSVIVLQLIEEGKLELNKEISHYIPNYKGPAADRITIHHLLTHTSGIQNCEDIRKDNIGFPDIYLEKVSTDELLHKYCSGKQITEPGSRFDYNNGEYIILGKIIERIENDSFQNILKRRILYPLNMKNSGFITASSMTDDLAQGYKWNSEANNFEKDPERLLQNYFSAGAMYSTATDLIKFSDALYGRKLTDEKSLKLLLTTYPETREYGYGLWIRYPQYNKTVAKVTQRFGQIWGINTLISYFQDHDITVIVLANTDKVSVSEFQNMVGEEFLN, encoded by the coding sequence ATGAATTATAATTCTTTCATTTTTTTATTTCTCTTAATTTTTCCCACACTTGGGTACGCTCAGCTTTCAACAGCAACCGAACCTGAATTGATTTTCGTGGATGGTGGTGAATTTATTATGGGCTGTAGTACTGAGCAGAATCAACAGTGTATTAGTGATGAAAAGCCTTCAGTACGAGTTCGGTTGTACGACTTTTGGATTGGGAAATATGAAGTTACAAATGCGCAGTATGCTGAATTCTTGTCGCAATTAGGAAATCAAACCGAGGGTGGTAGTGAATGGTATAGATTCGATCAATACTCATTGATTAAAAAACTGGAGGATGGTTCATTTCAACCTATCAAGGGATTCGAAGACTATCCGGTAACAAATACTAGTTGGTACGGAGCTAAAGCTTTTACGGTATGGTTATCTCAGCAAAACAATAAGTACTATCGATTGCCTACCGAAGCAGAATGGGAATACGCTGCGAGGGGTGGACAAAAGAGTCTGGGATATAGCTTCTCCGGTAGCAACACTCCAGACGAAGTCGGATGGATCAGTGATTTTGCAGCAGAGTCCAAAACCGGATGGAAATTTAAGATGGACAAAGGAGTTCACCAGGTAGGCCAAAAAAAGGCTAACGAATTAGGGATTTACGATATGAGTGGAAACGTGAGCGAATGGTGTGAGGATTTTTACCAAAATTTTTACGAGGCTGGAATAAATCCTATGGGAGCAGATAAGGGTTCCCTTCGTGTTTTAAGAGGAGGAAGCTGGGATAATAAACCTGCTGATTGTCGGGTTTCGGCCAGAAATTATGCCCAGCATGTTAGCCGATTTGCTGTCAATAAGGGATTCAGAGTTGTAATGGAGAACGACATCTCTGCTCAGGTAAATTCTTTCGTAGCTAAAAACAACTTCAACGGTACTATTCTGATAAAAAAGAAAAACAGGACTATATATCACCAAAGTTTTGGGTTAGCTAACAGGGAGGGAAATATCCCCAATACAAATAATACAAAATATGCAATTGCATCTATAACTAAACTTTTTACATCTGTGATAGTACTGCAATTAATTGAAGAGGGTAAACTCGAATTGAATAAAGAGATTTCGCACTATATCCCCAATTACAAAGGACCAGCAGCCGATAGGATCACCATTCATCATCTCCTAACTCACACCTCAGGGATTCAGAATTGTGAAGATATTAGGAAAGATAATATCGGTTTTCCTGATATATACTTAGAAAAGGTTTCAACTGACGAACTACTACATAAGTATTGCAGTGGAAAACAAATAACAGAACCAGGTTCCAGGTTCGACTATAATAATGGCGAGTACATCATTCTGGGAAAGATCATTGAGCGGATCGAGAATGACTCTTTTCAAAACATATTAAAAAGAAGAATTTTATATCCTTTGAACATGAAGAACAGTGGTTTTATCACAGCATCATCAATGACGGATGATTTGGCGCAAGGCTATAAATGGAACAGCGAAGCCAATAATTTTGAGAAGGATCCAGAAAGACTTTTACAAAATTACTTTTCGGCAGGTGCTATGTATTCTACGGCAACCGACCTGATCAAATTTTCTGATGCACTTTATGGTCGGAAGTTAACTGATGAAAAATCGTTAAAATTATTATTGACCACCTACCCTGAAACCAGGGAGTATGGATATGGTCTTTGGATTAGATACCCACAATACAATAAGACGGTTGCCAAAGTGACACAGCGATTTGGGCAAATATGGGGTATCAACACTTTAATAAGTTATTTTCAAGATCATGATATAACTGTTATAGTACTGGCCAATACAGATAAAGTTTCCGTTTCTGAATTTCAGAATATGGTTGGAGAAGAATTTCTAAATTAG
- a CDS encoding class I SAM-dependent methyltransferase: MGVFLFRAFSFLKFWLRAGNAHGLHSPFVFDLYTKAINKKICNEGFAKIETVRQRFRQNSREIDIVDKGAGSTLLKKRRKISEIVKHSISDEKKCELLFRLALYFKPKKILELGTSLGIATAYLNLGCPRADLKSIEGDPQLAQLAQSHLGTGIDIINSSFSEALPNILPEFDSDFIYIDGDHKADSLLNYVKLILDKSSDNSDEKIFVIDDIYWSADMNRGWKQLIKDSRFGISIDLFQIGLLFTRRKQPKQHFYLRL, from the coding sequence TTGGGAGTATTCTTATTCAGAGCATTTTCCTTTTTAAAATTCTGGCTAAGAGCGGGCAATGCCCATGGCCTGCATTCACCTTTTGTTTTTGATCTGTACACCAAAGCAATCAATAAAAAAATTTGCAATGAGGGATTTGCAAAAATCGAGACTGTAAGACAGCGTTTCAGACAAAATAGCAGGGAAATTGACATTGTAGATAAAGGAGCAGGATCCACGCTTCTCAAAAAAAGGCGAAAGATATCCGAGATTGTAAAGCACAGCATATCGGATGAAAAAAAATGCGAGTTACTATTCAGGCTTGCGCTCTATTTTAAACCCAAAAAAATTCTGGAATTAGGAACCTCCCTGGGAATCGCTACCGCTTATTTAAATCTTGGATGTCCCCGTGCTGATTTGAAGAGCATTGAGGGCGATCCGCAGCTGGCGCAACTGGCTCAATCGCATCTTGGGACCGGCATAGACATAATAAATAGTTCTTTTTCAGAGGCACTGCCAAATATCTTACCCGAGTTTGATTCGGATTTCATATACATTGACGGCGATCATAAAGCCGATTCGTTATTAAACTATGTGAAATTAATTCTGGACAAAAGTTCAGATAATTCAGATGAAAAAATATTTGTCATTGATGATATTTATTGGTCCGCAGATATGAATCGAGGCTGGAAACAGCTCATAAAAGATTCTAGGTTTGGAATATCGATTGATCTTTTTCAAATAGGGCTTCTCTTCACACGCCGGAAGCAGCCTAAGCAGCATTTTTATTTGAGGCTTTAA
- the apaG gene encoding Co2+/Mg2+ efflux protein ApaG — MVTATTEGIKITVENNFQSEYSSPKHNHYVFTYKIRIENCSEYTMQLKRRHWHIHDANNVPKEVEGEGVIGQQPVLEPGQVHEYVSGCNLKSGMGRMYGSYEMERAVDGKKITVTIPEFTLVVPFLLN, encoded by the coding sequence ATGGTAACTGCAACGACAGAAGGCATTAAGATCACAGTTGAAAACAACTTCCAATCGGAGTATTCCAGTCCGAAACACAATCACTATGTGTTTACCTATAAAATCAGGATTGAGAATTGCAGCGAATACACCATGCAATTGAAACGGCGTCACTGGCATATCCACGATGCCAACAATGTTCCAAAGGAAGTAGAAGGTGAAGGCGTCATCGGACAGCAACCTGTTTTAGAACCGGGTCAGGTGCATGAATATGTTTCGGGTTGTAATTTAAAATCGGGAATGGGAAGAATGTACGGCAGCTATGAAATGGAAAGAGCGGTAGACGGAAAGAAAATAACAGTTACGATTCCCGAATTTACACTGGTTGTTCCATTCTTACTCAATTAA
- a CDS encoding uracil-DNA glycosylase — translation MEVQIENSWKKLLQNEFEKDYFEQLVAFVKSEYSGYKIYPPGKLIFSAFEHTPFDKLKVVIIGQDPYHGEGQAHGLCFSVPKGIKFPPSLQNIFKELNSDLSIQIPEHGNLEHWADQGVLLLNATLTVRAKSPGSHQNKGWEQFTDAVIERIHEQKKGIVYILWGSYAQKKGHFINRDDNLVIESAHPSPFSVHRGFFGSKPFSRANSYLIAKGLKAINW, via the coding sequence ATGGAAGTTCAGATTGAAAATAGCTGGAAAAAATTGCTTCAAAACGAGTTTGAAAAGGATTATTTCGAACAACTCGTTGCTTTTGTAAAATCAGAATATTCCGGTTATAAAATTTACCCTCCCGGGAAATTAATTTTCTCCGCTTTCGAGCATACACCATTTGATAAGCTCAAGGTGGTAATCATTGGCCAGGATCCCTACCACGGCGAAGGACAGGCTCACGGATTGTGTTTTTCCGTGCCAAAGGGGATTAAATTTCCACCCTCTCTTCAAAATATTTTTAAAGAGCTCAATTCTGATCTTAGTATACAAATTCCGGAACATGGAAATCTGGAACACTGGGCAGATCAGGGTGTGCTTTTATTAAATGCTACTTTAACGGTAAGAGCCAAAAGTCCGGGTTCACATCAGAATAAAGGCTGGGAACAGTTTACCGATGCAGTGATTGAAAGAATTCATGAACAAAAAAAAGGCATTGTTTATATTTTATGGGGTTCATATGCGCAGAAAAAAGGCCATTTTATAAATCGGGATGACAATTTAGTGATTGAATCTGCGCATCCTTCCCCATTTTCCGTACACAGAGGTTTTTTTGGTTCAAAACCATTCAGCAGAGCCAATTCTTATTTGATAGCCAAAGGATTAAAAGCGATTAACTGGTAA
- the lepB gene encoding signal peptidase I, whose protein sequence is MANKFLKRLKEIFLPGKSKEPRSKTREWTDAIIFAVVAATFIRWIAIEAFTIPTPSMEKSLLVGDFLFVSKLHYGPRTPKTPLQLPLTHQKIWGTNIPSFLDWIQLPQARLPGFTSVKNNDVVVFNYPREQEYPSDLRTNYIKRCIGIPGDTIEVKDLQVFINGEAVENPPKMQNTYYIRTANRISQKSFRKFDITGVDMVQGGYVVKTTPETSELLKNQSYIDEVRLLYAEDGLSNPRVYPYEGSYDWNEDNYGPLYIPKEGDQMRVTKDFLIRYEMVVKDYEGHDQVLIQNGELIIDGKKIDTYTFQQDYYFMMGDNRHNSADSRIWGFVPEDHIVGKALLIWLSLDPEGGLFDRVRWSRLFSLIH, encoded by the coding sequence ATGGCAAATAAATTTTTAAAGCGATTAAAAGAGATTTTTCTTCCCGGGAAGAGCAAGGAACCACGTTCAAAAACCAGGGAATGGACCGATGCAATCATTTTTGCAGTTGTAGCCGCTACATTTATTCGCTGGATTGCAATAGAAGCCTTTACCATCCCTACTCCATCCATGGAAAAATCGCTCCTTGTAGGCGATTTTCTTTTCGTAAGCAAGCTTCATTACGGACCCAGGACTCCAAAAACACCGCTGCAATTACCACTGACACATCAAAAAATCTGGGGTACCAATATTCCTTCCTTTCTGGATTGGATTCAATTACCCCAGGCCCGGCTACCGGGATTTACTTCTGTTAAAAACAATGATGTGGTGGTATTTAATTATCCTCGTGAGCAGGAATACCCTTCAGACCTGAGGACAAATTATATCAAACGATGCATTGGGATTCCGGGAGATACCATTGAAGTGAAAGACCTGCAGGTTTTTATCAACGGGGAAGCCGTAGAAAATCCACCGAAAATGCAAAATACATATTATATCCGAACCGCTAACCGCATCAGTCAAAAGAGCTTTAGAAAATTTGACATCACCGGTGTGGATATGGTTCAGGGTGGATATGTAGTAAAGACTACGCCCGAGACCTCGGAATTATTAAAAAATCAATCCTATATCGACGAAGTGAGGTTGCTCTATGCCGAGGATGGTCTGTCAAATCCAAGGGTATATCCCTATGAAGGCAGCTACGATTGGAACGAGGATAATTATGGCCCGCTTTATATCCCAAAAGAAGGCGATCAGATGAGGGTAACAAAAGATTTCCTTATTCGATATGAAATGGTAGTCAAAGATTATGAAGGCCACGATCAGGTTTTAATACAAAATGGAGAACTGATTATTGATGGTAAGAAAATCGATACCTATACTTTTCAGCAGGATTATTATTTCATGATGGGAGATAACAGACATAACTCTGCCGACTCCAGAATTTGGGGTTTTGTACCCGAAGATCATATTGTCGGGAAAGCCCTCCTCATTTGGCTATCACTGGATCCCGAAGGTGGATTATTTGACCGTGTAAGGTGGTCGCGCTTGTTTTCATTGATCCACTAA
- the dapB gene encoding 4-hydroxy-tetrahydrodipicolinate reductase, whose amino-acid sequence MKIALIGYGKMGKAIEALAEANGDSIVCKIAHSDDLPEMKHHHPNVAIEFTNPESAFDNILFCIKNDIPVVSGTTGWLDKFEEIKGLCLENKGAFFYASNFSLGVNLFFHFNQYIAKVMSKYSDYDVEIEETHHIYKRDAPSGTAISLAEKIINAYPEIGNWSLDEKEKDKINIIAHRKEDVPGTHVVRYSSNIDEMEFTHIAKGRTGFAQGALAAAKWLIRKKGVFGMPDMMNLE is encoded by the coding sequence ATGAAAATAGCATTAATCGGATACGGAAAAATGGGCAAAGCCATAGAAGCCCTTGCTGAAGCGAATGGTGATAGCATAGTCTGTAAAATAGCTCACAGCGATGATCTTCCTGAAATGAAACATCATCATCCCAATGTGGCAATTGAATTTACCAATCCCGAAAGCGCTTTTGACAATATTTTATTTTGTATCAAAAACGACATTCCCGTAGTAAGCGGAACCACCGGCTGGCTGGATAAATTCGAAGAGATAAAAGGCCTTTGCCTTGAAAACAAGGGCGCCTTCTTCTACGCTTCAAATTTTAGCTTAGGGGTAAATTTATTTTTCCATTTTAACCAGTACATCGCAAAGGTGATGTCCAAATATTCGGATTACGATGTGGAAATTGAAGAAACACATCATATCTACAAACGCGATGCTCCAAGTGGTACGGCAATAAGCCTGGCAGAAAAAATAATCAATGCCTATCCGGAAATCGGCAATTGGTCATTGGATGAAAAGGAGAAAGATAAAATTAATATTATTGCGCACCGAAAGGAGGATGTGCCCGGCACGCATGTGGTCAGATACAGTTCCAACATCGATGAGATGGAATTTACACACATAGCCAAAGGAAGAACCGGCTTTGCTCAGGGAGCCCTGGCGGCAGCCAAATGGTTAATTAGAAAAAAAGGTGTATTCGGAATGCCCGATATGATGAATTTAGAATAA